From one Chitinivorax sp. B genomic stretch:
- a CDS encoding transporter, protein MQPAWCAAVLAILIPIVSQAAQDPRLAKQQWIDARLKHRKVTSDIHLDLGMLRYDRIDQVTDNWSSWSRLELNFVSTDLPARDNRTGQWHTGMGDTLMHYALITSPTPGFRYGAGLQVTIPTNTRDSLGYGRYTWAPAVMAEVDLPVSRGSYAQLIVRNMRDAGGDDHRTKFRQTIIQPTVQIRLPQHFFVEAVADGRVNYETDKKWFVSTGIGIGRFLSRQAMVSLTWSKGVKDDMPNYDTELEARVMYWF, encoded by the coding sequence ATGCAACCCGCTTGGTGTGCCGCGGTACTGGCCATATTGATACCCATCGTTTCACAGGCAGCACAAGACCCACGACTGGCCAAACAGCAATGGATTGATGCGCGACTGAAACACCGCAAGGTCACCAGCGACATCCACCTGGATCTTGGCATGCTGCGTTATGACCGCATCGATCAGGTCACCGACAACTGGTCCAGCTGGTCACGACTTGAACTCAATTTCGTCAGCACCGACCTGCCCGCCCGCGACAACCGTACCGGGCAATGGCACACCGGCATGGGCGACACTTTGATGCACTATGCACTGATCACGTCACCCACACCGGGCTTTCGTTACGGTGCCGGCCTGCAAGTCACCATCCCCACCAACACACGCGATAGCTTGGGCTACGGCCGTTACACCTGGGCGCCCGCCGTCATGGCCGAAGTCGACCTCCCCGTCAGCCGTGGCTCTTACGCCCAACTGATCGTTCGCAACATGCGCGACGCCGGTGGTGACGACCACCGCACCAAATTCCGCCAGACCATCATCCAGCCCACAGTCCAAATCCGTCTGCCACAGCACTTTTTTGTTGAAGCCGTGGCCGACGGACGCGTGAACTACGAAACCGACAAAAAATGGTTCGTATCGACAGGCATCGGCATCGGCCGCTTTCTATCACGTCAGGCCATGGTCAGCCTGACGTGGTCGAAAGGGGTGAAGGATGATATGCCGAATTACGATACTGAGCTGGAGGCGCGGGTGATGTATTGGTTTTGA
- a CDS encoding acetoacetate--CoA ligase, with translation MPATNALWSPTAKQIEQSNIHRFIKHVNKARGLKLADYPTLYDWSVDQHEAFWAELWDFCDVKASKRWDQVLQDGHKMPGATWFTGARLNFAENLLRFRDHRPALLFRGEDKLQAEYSFAELYSEVAKVAHALKQLGVKPGDRVAGFMPNLPQTVVAMLAATSLGAVWSSCSPDFGVQGVLDRFSQIEPKVLFAADGYYYAGKTIDSLARIADIAAQLPSIEKLVIIPYLDANPDIDHLPRAINWLDFADNSANQITFAQLPFDHPLYIMFSSGTTGVPKCIVHSAGGTLLQHLKEHVLHGDLTRQDRLFYFTTCGWMMWNWLVSALAVGTTVALYDGSPFHPNANVLWDYAEDENITIFGTSAKYLSALEKAGGNPAKTHEIDNLKTVLSTGSPLLPESYDYVYRAIKADIRLSSISGGTDIISCFALGNPVLPVYRGELQSRGLGMAVAIYNDDGRPVCQEKGELVCTKPFPSMPIGFWNDDDGSKYRAAYFERFDNTWCHGDYAELTEHDGVVIYGRSDTVLNPGGVRIGTAEIYRQVETCPEVMESMAVGQDWEGDVRVVLFVRMQPKQTLSPELIDRLKARIREGASPRHVPAKIIEVTDIPRTVSGKIVELAVRNVIHGLPVKNKDALANPEALKLFENLPALQS, from the coding sequence ATGCCTGCAACTAACGCCCTCTGGTCGCCCACTGCCAAGCAAATCGAGCAATCCAACATTCACCGCTTCATCAAACATGTAAACAAAGCTCGTGGCCTGAAGCTGGCAGACTATCCCACCCTGTATGACTGGTCAGTCGATCAGCACGAAGCGTTCTGGGCGGAGCTGTGGGATTTCTGCGATGTGAAGGCAAGCAAGCGTTGGGATCAGGTCTTGCAGGATGGCCACAAAATGCCTGGTGCAACATGGTTTACCGGTGCCCGCCTGAATTTTGCAGAAAATCTGCTGCGCTTTCGCGATCATCGGCCGGCACTGTTGTTTCGCGGTGAAGACAAGCTGCAAGCCGAATACAGTTTTGCCGAACTATACAGTGAAGTGGCCAAGGTAGCCCACGCCCTGAAACAGTTAGGCGTCAAACCCGGTGACCGCGTAGCAGGCTTCATGCCAAATCTGCCGCAAACTGTGGTCGCCATGCTGGCCGCCACCAGCCTGGGTGCCGTATGGTCCTCCTGCTCGCCCGATTTTGGGGTACAGGGTGTGCTGGATCGCTTCAGCCAGATCGAACCCAAAGTCCTGTTCGCCGCAGACGGCTACTATTACGCAGGCAAAACCATCGACAGCCTGGCGCGCATTGCCGATATTGCCGCTCAGTTGCCCAGCATCGAGAAGCTGGTGATCATTCCTTATCTGGATGCCAATCCCGATATTGACCACCTGCCCCGTGCCATCAACTGGCTGGATTTTGCCGACAACAGCGCCAACCAGATCACGTTTGCACAGCTGCCATTCGATCACCCCCTCTATATTATGTTTTCCAGCGGGACGACTGGCGTACCCAAATGTATCGTGCATTCAGCCGGTGGTACTTTACTGCAGCATCTGAAGGAACATGTCCTGCACGGCGACCTTACCCGACAGGATCGACTGTTCTATTTCACCACCTGCGGCTGGATGATGTGGAACTGGCTGGTATCTGCCCTGGCTGTTGGCACCACCGTTGCTCTGTATGATGGCTCCCCATTTCATCCCAATGCGAATGTGCTGTGGGATTATGCAGAAGACGAAAACATCACCATCTTTGGTACCAGCGCCAAATATCTGTCAGCCTTGGAAAAAGCGGGCGGCAACCCGGCCAAGACTCACGAAATCGACAACCTGAAGACCGTACTCTCAACCGGCTCCCCCTTACTACCCGAGAGCTACGACTACGTCTATCGTGCCATCAAAGCCGATATCCGACTTAGCTCCATTTCCGGTGGTACCGATATCATCTCCTGCTTCGCTCTGGGCAACCCGGTACTACCCGTCTATCGTGGCGAACTGCAAAGCCGTGGCTTGGGCATGGCTGTGGCCATCTACAATGACGACGGCAGGCCAGTGTGCCAGGAAAAAGGTGAGCTGGTGTGCACCAAACCTTTCCCGTCCATGCCAATCGGCTTTTGGAATGACGACGATGGCAGCAAGTATCGCGCCGCTTACTTTGAACGTTTCGATAACACCTGGTGCCACGGTGACTATGCCGAGCTGACCGAGCATGATGGGGTGGTCATTTACGGCCGTTCCGACACTGTCCTGAACCCGGGCGGTGTTCGTATCGGCACCGCTGAAATCTACCGACAGGTGGAAACCTGCCCGGAAGTCATGGAATCGATGGCAGTGGGGCAGGACTGGGAAGGGGATGTCCGCGTCGTGTTGTTTGTACGCATGCAGCCCAAACAAACACTAAGCCCCGAACTGATCGATCGCCTCAAAGCACGAATCCGCGAAGGCGCCAGCCCTCGCCACGTTCCAGCTAAAATCATTGAGGTTACCGACATCCCTCGCACTGTCAGCGGTAAGATCGTCGAACTTGCCGTACGAAATGTCATTCACGGCCTACCGGTGAAAAACAAGGACGCACTCGCCAACCCAGAAGCATTGAAACTCTTCGAAAACTTGCCAGCGCTGCAAAGTTGA
- a CDS encoding response regulator — translation MSQLELKNIFIVDDDAAVRDALGLLLLSHGYSVRTFESGERFLAALEPNWEGVAVLDIRMDGMSGQEVFVALRQRGSELVTMFLSGHGDIPMAVQAVKDGAYDFLEKPCTDQVLLAKLNDALGICIARRQSRGNQEAVHSRLAKLSPREREVMDRVLAGKLNKVIADELNITMRTVEVHRANVFTKMGVRSAVELAQLLAGRE, via the coding sequence ATGAGCCAACTTGAACTGAAAAACATTTTTATTGTAGATGACGATGCAGCAGTGCGTGATGCACTGGGCCTGCTGCTGTTATCGCACGGCTATTCGGTACGCACGTTCGAATCGGGTGAGCGGTTTCTGGCCGCCCTGGAACCAAACTGGGAAGGCGTCGCCGTGCTGGACATCCGAATGGATGGCATGAGCGGCCAGGAGGTCTTCGTTGCCTTACGACAACGCGGTAGCGAGCTGGTCACCATGTTCCTGTCTGGCCACGGCGACATTCCAATGGCAGTCCAAGCAGTCAAGGATGGGGCGTATGACTTTCTGGAAAAACCATGTACTGATCAGGTGCTGCTCGCCAAGCTGAACGATGCACTAGGGATTTGCATTGCCCGCCGCCAGTCGCGTGGTAATCAGGAGGCGGTACACTCACGGCTGGCCAAATTGTCGCCGCGCGAACGAGAAGTGATGGACCGGGTGCTGGCAGGAAAACTGAACAAAGTCATTGCAGATGAACTCAACATCACCATGCGGACAGTCGAAGTTCACCGCGCCAATGTATTCACCAAGATGGGCGTTCGATCCGCTGTCGAATTGGCACAATTGCTGGCAGGACGTGAGTAA